A genomic stretch from Marinobacter fonticola includes:
- a CDS encoding tRNA (cytidine(34)-2'-O)-methyltransferase: protein MFHIVLHEPQIAPNTGNIIRLAANTGFRLHLIEPLGFDFEERKLRRAGLDYHDLANVSRYPNFDNFLDRHPDRRIFALTTKANTHYSDVQFQAGDALLFGSETAGLPADIREGPAIERALRLPMCNTSRSLNLSNAVAVVCYEAWRQTGFQGGC, encoded by the coding sequence ATGTTCCATATCGTTTTGCACGAACCTCAAATTGCGCCGAATACCGGCAACATCATCCGCCTGGCGGCCAATACCGGCTTTCGCCTGCATCTAATAGAACCGCTGGGTTTTGATTTTGAGGAGCGCAAGTTGCGGCGGGCAGGGTTGGACTACCACGATCTGGCCAATGTGAGCCGTTATCCGAATTTCGATAACTTCCTTGACCGGCACCCCGACCGACGCATCTTTGCGTTGACGACCAAAGCCAATACCCACTACAGCGATGTGCAGTTTCAAGCGGGCGATGCGCTGTTGTTCGGTAGTGAGACGGCGGGTCTGCCTGCGGATATCCGGGAAGGTCCCGCCATCGAGCGGGCTCTGCGTTTGCCGATGTGCAATACCTCCCGCAGCCTTAATCTGTCGAATGCGGTGGCAGTGGTTTGCTATGAAGCCTGGCGTCAGACCGGTTTTCAGGGCGGGTGTTAA
- the secB gene encoding protein-export chaperone SecB, whose protein sequence is MAENQQAAGGENANQPQFALQRIYIKDLSFESPNSPAVFQEQWKPQVNLDLNTAHNKISDNQYEVVLSLTITAKMEEKVAYIVEIQQAGVFLVKGIEGPQLGQMLGAYCPTILFPYARESIDTIVNKGSFPGLMLAPVNFDAIYAQALKRQQDEAAGQAAEEEPKH, encoded by the coding sequence ATGGCTGAAAACCAGCAGGCCGCAGGCGGCGAAAACGCAAACCAACCGCAATTTGCGCTGCAGCGTATCTATATCAAAGATCTGTCTTTCGAGTCTCCCAACTCACCAGCGGTATTCCAGGAGCAGTGGAAGCCTCAGGTTAACCTGGACTTGAATACGGCCCACAATAAGATCAGCGACAACCAATACGAAGTCGTGCTGTCCCTAACCATCACGGCGAAGATGGAAGAGAAAGTTGCTTACATCGTAGAGATCCAGCAGGCGGGTGTGTTCTTGGTGAAAGGTATCGAAGGGCCGCAGCTTGGTCAGATGTTGGGCGCCTACTGTCCGACCATCCTGTTTCCCTACGCTCGCGAATCCATTGACACCATTGTCAACAAGGGCAGCTTCCCGGGACTGATGCTGGCGCCGGTGAACTTCGATGCGATCTATGCTCAGGCGTTGAAGCGTCAACAGGACGAAGCGGCAGGCCAGGCTGCCGAAGAAGAGCCGAAGCATTGA
- a CDS encoding rhodanese-like domain-containing protein has product MERAFEFIVNHYILVSIFAVLLIGLILLETRRGGKKVSPQAAITLINRDEAIVVDIRERKDFAEGHIVGSIHIPLSALKDRHGELKKHKDKQIIVADKMGQHAAAAVKQLNTDGYENVVRLAGGISEWKGSNLPLKKK; this is encoded by the coding sequence ATGGAAAGAGCTTTTGAGTTTATCGTCAATCATTACATTCTGGTCTCGATCTTCGCGGTGCTGCTGATTGGGCTGATCCTTCTGGAAACCCGGCGCGGCGGCAAGAAAGTCAGTCCGCAGGCAGCGATTACGTTGATCAACCGCGACGAGGCGATCGTAGTGGACATCCGTGAGCGAAAGGACTTTGCCGAGGGGCACATCGTCGGCTCGATCCACATTCCCCTCAGTGCGCTCAAGGATCGCCATGGCGAGCTGAAGAAGCACAAGGACAAGCAGATCATCGTCGCGGACAAGATGGGCCAGCATGCAGCCGCTGCCGTGAAGCAGCTCAATACGGATGGCTACGAGAACGTCGTTCGTCTGGCCGGCGGTATTTCCGAGTGGAAAGGCAGCAACCTGCCGCTGAAGAAGAAGTAA